The genomic interval CTTGCGGCTTGACGCGTCGTCATACCATCCGCCGCGGCCGGTGTAGTTCGTCGCCGGTCCGCCCTGGTTGACGCTGCCGACGAGCACCTTGCTCTCGCGGCCGATGTAGCCCCACCAGTCGCCCTTGGTGGGCATGGCGAAGGTAGAGGCGAGTTTTCCGGTGGCGCCGTCGATTTTCCAGCAGGTGTTCTCGACGGCTACGTAGAGGAACTGGTCGTCCGCGCACCAGTTGCCGCAGTCGTCGGGCATGTTCATGCGGATCATGTTGGGGATTTCGAGCGACCAGAGGATCGTGCCGTTGTGGGAGTCCATCGTGACGATCCGGCGCAGACCCTGGGCGTAAAGGCGCCCACCTGCCGCCAGGGGCGCGGGCTTGCGGGGCTCGCGGTCGGGCTGATATCGCGGGCCGGGGCGCCCCACCCACTGCACGGGCAATTCGGCAGTCGAGGTGGCCCCGCGAAGTTCTTCGCTGCCGTACGAGGTGTTGTCGGCGTTTCCGTACTGATGCGACCACGCGCCGGTTCCGGCGGGAATGGCTTTGGCGGTGACGGCGGGCTTGCCGCCTTCGCCGATGGCCACAGCCGCAAAACCCGGCTTGACCAGGCGGGCGACTTCAGACGCCGCATACGGCTGGTTGGGCGCGGCGATCACGAGGTTCGCCACGTCGCTGACCAACTCTACGTCATTGGCCTTGGGGGCGTGATGCAGCGAGACCCGCATCCCATATACCCCGGCGGCGATCAGGGCGGCGCGCCCTTTCTCGATGGCGGCCGCGTCTGTGTCGTACCCGATCACGCACAAGCTGCTGGCCTTGGCGATCTCGAAGGCAAGCTTGCCATCGCCGCACCCGAGCACCACGCACACGCCATCGCGAGCGGTCGTCTGAGCCAGGACATTCTGGGCAACGCTGGAAACCGGCGACGTATCGGCCCCGTAAGGCTGAGCACCCGCGTCGATCTGCGGGACGGTGTAATTGAATGTGGTGTCGAGCCCATGCACCCCGGTAGACCGCCCGGCGACGCGGATGATGTACTGATATCCCGCGCGCAGTTCCAGGCCGGTCATCTCGGCGGAGTGATCGGTGGTCTTCTGGGCCTTCTCGACCTTCTTGAAGTTCTGCCCGCGTCCGTATTCCAGCACGGTCGTGGCCGGTTCAGCGGTCTGCCAGAAGACCATCGCCTTGTCCGGGGCGGTGAACTGCACGTACGGGCCTACCGGCAGCTTGATAGGCGAGGGATCCGCTGCGCCCATCGCGGCGCCGCCGACGGCGGGAGGCGACTCCCCGCCGCTCTTGCCCCCGCGACCGAAGCAATACACGTGCCCGGCTTCGGTGCTGACGATCAGCCGCCCATCGGCGGCAGCAAGGCCCCATACCGTCCCGATCACCGGGGCCGTCCAAAGTTCCTTGCCATCGGCGGCATTGTACGCGGCTACGCGATCGGCCCCGCCGCCGAAGACCACGCCGCCGGCGACGATGACCACGCGGGCCTCGGGCAGGTTAGTGCTCCACTTGGATTCTCTTCTTCCAGCGGGAACGACGATGCCCCGCCCGCCGGCGACGAACGTATCGCCGGCGACCGCCACGTCGTACGCCCCGCCGATGCCGCCCAGCGACTGGCCCTTGTTGCCCGGTCCGCTGAGGATGTTGCCGCCGGGTCCGATCATGATGAAACTGCCCGACGACGCCCCGCCGAGGTCCTTGCCGTCGCTGCGCCGGAACCGCATGCCGGCCGAGCGCCCCTGCGGAATGATGAAATCCGTGTCCGTCAGCACGCCGGCGGCCTCGAGCGAAAACTGCTCGTACACGCGCACGTACCGTCCATCGCCGGTGGGTTTGCCCGTGGCGGCGTCCAGCGCGCAGACGTACGATCGCTCCCACGGCAGCATGCTGAAGGCGCAGTAGGCGGTGCCTTTGTCGACCATGACGCCGGTGCGGCAGGGCTGCACGGCGACGGCGCGGTTGTTGTTCATGATGCGCCGCACGTCGGCCTGGGGCGAGAAACGCCAGACTTCTTTTCCGTCGGCCAGAGCCAGGCAGTACGCGAAACCGTCATCACTGCCGAAGTAGACTTTGCCGGCGTCGACCGTGGGCGCCACGCGCACCGGGGCGCCGGTTGTGAAACGCCATCGTTCCTTGCCGGTAGCGGCATCTATGCAGTGCACCGAATCGTCGGCCGTCGAGCCGAACAGCACCGCCCCGCCGGCGGCGACGGCATAGAACGCCGGATCGTAGTTGCGCATGTCGCCGGGATTGCCGCCGTGGTAGGCGTCGATATGGGCCGCCCCGTCCCACGCCCGCTGGGGCAACTGCCCGCTGTGCCACGCCCAGAGCAGCCCCAGCGAGGCGACGTCGATCTTCTCGTCGGTAACCGAACTGCGGCGGTAATCATGTCGATACGTCGGCCAATCGCCCGCCGCGGCGGCCGAGACCAGGCCAAACAGAGCGACCATCGCAATCGAAAACAAGCGGCATCGGTTCATCGGCGATTCCTTTCGGGACAATCACACCACCTATATTAACCCCTCGCGCCAGAGAAAAGATTGCCAAATGCCCAAGGAAGTAATTCGCCGCCGAGGTCGCGGAGGCACAGAGGAGGGAGGCCGTACAGGGCGCCGTGGCGGGAGGGCAAAGCCCGCCAGCCACGATTTCTCCAGTGTGAGCGTTCGGGGATCGTGGCTCTCCGGGCCTTTGGCCCTGCGCGCCACGGCACCCCATCTCTGCGCTAACTGGCTTGCCGGGCGATGGCGGTCACTTCGTCGACCAGGGCCTGCGCGGCGGCGGGCTGGGCGGCTTCGGCGATGATGCGCATGATCGGTTCGGTGTTGCTGGCGCGGACGCAGACCCAGCCTTCGGGCAGGTCGATGCGCAGACCATCAGCGTCGTTGAACTCGGCGCCGCTGCGTGTGGCGAAGGCTTTGCGCACGGCCGCGGCGACCAGCACGTCCGCCCCGAGCGGGCAGGGAATCTTCGTCTTGATCATGGTGTATCGAGGCAGGGCGGCGACCAGTGCGCTGAGCGGGCGGCGCTGCTCGGCGATGTACTGCAGCACATACGCCATGGCCACCAGGCTGTTTCGCACGGGCACGACGGCAGGCTCGATCACGCCGCCGCCGCCCTCGCCGGCCAGCATGCATTGCGTCCGCAACATGCCCTCGACCACGTTGGCCTCGCCGGTGGGCGTTCGCACGACAGCGCAGCCGGCGGCCGCGGCGATATCGTCGACCATCCGCGACGTAACGAGATTGGTGGCGATGCGCCCCTTGCGCTGCGTCAGGACAAAAGCCGCCGCCAGGGCCAGCGTGTACTCCTCGCCGATGAACGTGCCCTTCTCGTCGACGATGGCCAGGCGGTCGGCGTCGGCGTCCTGGGCGAAGCCCACGTCGGCGCCGCTGCGGACGACGACGTCGCAAAGCTCCGTGACGTTTTCGGCGATGGGCTCGGGCGGATGGGCGAACTGCCCCGATGGCTCGGCGTTGATATGCGTCAAGCGGCAGGACAGCCGCTGCAGCAGCATGGCGGCCTCTTGCCCGCCGGCGCCGTTGACGCTGTCGACGGCGGCGCTGAGATTGCCCGCGGCGATGGTCCGCGCGTTGCAGTGGGCCAGCACGGTCTGCACGTGCGTTTCGGCCGCGGAGGTGTCCTGCCCCAGGGCCCCCTGCTGATGCGGGGGCAGAATGTCGAAGCCTCGCTGCTGCCAGATGCGTTTGAGGCGTTCGGCATCGACCGCCGCCAGGCCCGTGCCGATGGGCTGGAGGAACTTGATGCCGTTGTACTGGGCGGGATTGTGCGAGGCGGTGATGATGACGCCGCCATCGGCGTGGAGGCGGCGGGTCATCAGCGCCACCGCCGGCGTGCTGGCCAGGCCCACGTCGACGACCGAGACGCCGCTGGCGATGAGCCCCTGCACGATCGCGTCGCGAAACATCGGGCCCGAGGGGCGGCTGTCGCGCCCGATGACTGCCCGGCGGCCGGCGCCGAGCATGGCCCCGAACGCCAGACCGAAATCTTTGGCCACCTCGGCTGTGAGCGTCTTGCCCACCGTGCCGCGAACGCCGGAAACGGTTACCATTAAGCGGTCCATGAAAACTCCTTGAAAGCTGTGAGTTGAGGGTGGTGAGCAAAAACAAAGCCTCTCGGCGGTTCTCACCACTCACCACTCACCACTCACAACTAACTGAAGACAACTGAAGCATACCCTACCGTCGTATCGTCTTCATAGTCCGGATATTTGCGGTGTACGACTTCATAGCTGTTGGTGTACTCCAGGCAGACGCCCCGCGTGGCGCCCAGGGCGCGACAGGCGGCGATGGTCGCGGCGACGGCGCCGCTGCCGCAGGCGCTGCGATGCACATCGGCCTCGGCCAGCACCGCCTGGGCGTCCATCGCTTCGATGCGCTGCAGCATGCGGTTGTCGTTGCGGCGAGCCCACTGCTCGCCGGCGGCGCCGCGGCCGTGAGGGCTGCCGAAGTGCCCGCCATAGTGCGTCAGGTCGGTGCTGCCGACGACGCAGGAGTTTGGGAATGCGGCCAGAACGCCGCCGATCACCTGTCCGATGTCGATCGCCTCGGGCGCGGGGGGGACGGCGATGGGCACAATCTTCGCCCGCGGACAGATCACCTGGATAAACGGCACCTGCACCTCCAGCGAGTGCTCCTGATCGTGCGCGTGGGGATTGGCCCGCAACAGCGTGTCCGCCCCGGGCGCCGCGAGGATGGCTGCGGCCACTTCGTCGTCAATGGCGATCTGCCCCAGCGGGCTGACCCAGACGCCCGACTCGAAGACCTCCCCAACCGCGGCATGTCCGCGATGGTCGGCCCCGAGCAGGATGAACGTCCCCCCGCCGTCTGCCGCGGCCAGCGAAGCCCCGCCGGCCAGCGTCTTGAACGTCAGCGCCGCCACGGCGCCGCTGTAGACCCATCCGGCATGGGGCGCCAGCCCGCCGCGCGGGTCGCCGGGCGCTGAGGGGGGCAAGGCGGCAGCCTCGAACAGGCGCATCACGTGATGGCGACAAGACGAGGGCGATTCCTCGTAGAACGCCCCGGCGTGGAACGGATGTCGCATGTTGGTCGCCACGGATGGTCTTTTCCCTTTCAGCGATTATCCGCGCATTGTATCATGCCTGTATATTATTAGGCTAGGACCCATCATGAGCCCGCAATCCGAACGACAGAGCGAACAAGCCGACGCCCTGGCTGCACTGGCTGGCGGGCAATCCCCCACCGCCGCCCCGCAGTCCAAACCCGTGTCGGCGGTGAATCTTTCGGCCGCTTCACGCCGGGCGACGCCGAGCAAGCAGGCGCGCGAGGCGTCATTCCAGGCCAAGTCCGCCAAGGCCCAGGCCTATCAGTTCAAAAACTTCATGATCCCGATGCTCCTGGCGGCGGCGGTGCTGTTGTTGCTGCTGGGGGTACTGGCGGCTTTCAATCTGCCCGCGGCGGACTATGCGGCCGACCATCCCGACGAGGTCATCTGCAAAGGTTGGTTCAAGCCCTTGGTGATCGCAACGTTCCCGCTGGCGCTGATCCTGGTCGCCGGAGCGTTGGTTTTCTGGCTGGACGTTCGCGCGCACCGGAAAGGAACCGCCGCCGTCTGAAATCCGCCTGGCGAAGCAAGTCCGGGGGGAGGGAGAATACCGTCTTGAAAACTGCCACTGAAAGGCCCTGGGGATCCCTAAGCTGGCCCAACCGCATCAGTCTGCTGCGACTGCTGCTGGTGGCGCCGTTCATCGTCCTGCTGCTCAGCCAGGGCGATGACGGATGGCCGTGGGCACGCCATGTCGCCATCGCGATCTTCGTGGTCATGGCCGTCAGCGACATGGTCGACGGGATTCTCGCCCGCCGGCTCCAGCAGAAGACCCGCCTGGGGGCCATTCTCGACCCGCTGGCCGATAAGATCCTCATCATCTCTTCCGTGCTGGTGCTCTCGCAACCGGCCAAGGCTGTTCCCGACGCCATGCTTCCCAACTGGGTGGTGGTGGCCGTGGTGGGCAAGGATTTGTGGATCGTCATCGGTTTTCTTGTGGTATATTTGGTCACGGACAAGCTGCGGGCCGAACCCAGCATCAGCGGCAAAGCCTCTACGATGGCACAACTGCTGATGGTCGGTTTCGTCCTGGTAGCACCGGAACTCGATGCAGCGGCCCCGGGACTGGCCTTGGGCAAATGGATCGTCCGGGTCCTGATGTATGCGGTGGCGGTCCTGGCTGCACTGGCCGTCATCAGCTACACCCGCAAGGGCCTGCGGACCATCGCCCAGCATCAGAAACCACTGGAAAACCATCGCGCCACCCATGACCAACCCCATGCACCCGATTGAAGACATCCTCAATGAACTCCGTGCCGGGCGAATGATCGTCCTGGTCGACGATGAATCTCGCGAAAATGAAGGGGACCTGGTCTGTGCGGCCGAGAAGGTCACCCCCGAGATCATCAACTTCATGGTTCGCGAGGGCTGCGGCGTGGTCTGCATGCCGATCAACTCCGCCCACGCCGAGCGCCTGGGCCTGCATCCGCAGACCCCCGTGAACACCTCGCTGCACGGGACGGCTTTCACCGTCACCATCGACGCGGCGACGGGGATCACCACCGGCGTGTCGGCGGCGGACCGGGCGCGGACCATCCAGATCGCCGCGCGCGACACGAGCACCCCGGCCGACCTGGTCCGCCCCGGGCACATCAACCCGCTGCGGGCTCTGGACGGCGGCGTCCTGGTGCGCGCCGGACAGACCGAGGGCGCCGTCGACCTGGCGCGACTGGCCGGGCTCAGGCCCGCCGGCGTCATCTGCGAGATCATGAACCCCGACGGCACGATGGCCCGCCGCGACGACCTGGAAAAGTTCTGCCAGCGCCACAGCCTCAAAATGTGCAGCGTCGCCGACATCATCCGCTACCGCCTGCGACAGGAGAAGCTCATCAGCCGCGCCGTCGAGGTCGACATCGAACTCGAGGCCGGCAAGTTCCACCTGATCGCCTACACCTCGGTGGTGGACATCGAGCCGCACGTGGCGATCTGCATGGGCGGCGTGGGAGAACTCGACGCCCAGGGCGTGCCCGTCGTCCACGACGACCCGGTGCTCGTGCGAGTCCACAGCGAATGCCTCACCGGCGATGTCCTGGGCAGCCTGCGATGCGACTGCGGCGGGCAGCTCCAGACGGCGCTGAAAGCCGTTGCGGCCGCCGGAAAGGGCGCGGTGGTCTACGTGCGACAGGAAGGGCGGGGCATCGGCCTGGTGAACAAGCTGCGGGCGTACAAGCTGCAGGTCGAGCAAGGCATGGACACCGTTGAGGCCAACCTGCACCTGGGCTTCGAGCCCGACCGCCGCGACTACGGGATCGGCAACCAGATCCTTCGCGACCTGGGCCTGACGCGCCTGCGCGTGATGACCAACAATCCCCGGAAGATCTACGGCCTGGAAGGCTTCGGTCTCAAGATCGTCGAGCGGGTCGGAATCGAATTGCCCCCCCACGCCCACAACCGCGACTACCTGCAGACCAAGAAAGACAAGATGGGCCACATTTTGGAGCAGTTGTGAGTGGTAAGTGGTGAGTGGTGAGTTTCTTCACTCAACACGCACCCCTGCTTCTAAAGTTTCTCACTCACCACTCACCATCCACAATTCACAACTTCTTCTACGGCGCGCTGTCGGACGCCCAAAACCATGTCAGCGACTGACCGTTGAAGTAGCGCCCCGTTCCGCTGCCGCCGCCGATAAAGTTCGTCTTCGTGGCCGGCAGAACGTCTTCGGCCGTGGCCGCAGCGCCGGCGGCCGAGGGAATCCACTTCACATTGCCGCCGGCATAGAGGTGGTTGCTGCCGGCAAAGACTCCGCCGTCGCTGTGGTTGTACACCGTCGGGCTGATCCCCGTGTCGGTCGTACCGCTATTTTCGGCCACGTCGGCCGCAATGACATAGTTGCTGTTGGTGCGCATGGGGCTGCGACTCAGCGCCGTGGGCGTTCCGACCCCCGACGGGACGGGGTTGAGCCCGTATGTCCAGATATACGACGTGAGCACCGCGTTTCCCCAGTTGCCCGGCACGGCGGCGTTACGCGATGGATCGGTCGTGGGATTGATGTAACACACCGGGCGGCTGGGGCACTTGACGATATTGCTCAACTCGCCCATTCCCGCCCCGACCAGAGCGTTGTAGACTGCGGGCGATTTTACCCCCGCAGACATCCCGTGCTCCCCCGCGGCCCCTTCGTTGTACTGCATCGCGTAGAGAATCGCCCCGAACGGCGTCGTGCGGGGAATGTACGGCCGCGGGTAATATCCGCCGGTGCTGATGGCGTAAGCGTTAAGGCGCATCCCCATGGTGTTGAGGTTGGAGGCGCATTCGGTCCGCTGCATCTTGCTCAGGATGCTTTTGATAACCGGAACGAGCAAGGTGACCAGGAGCATAATGATGCCGATCACGATCATCAGCTCCATCATGGTAAACGCTCTGCGCCGAGCCATCGCGCCGCTCCCTTTCCTCTGCCACAACGGGCAGATCAGGCAGGCCTGTCCTCCCAGAAGAAGTATAACGCGTGGGACAGGGGCGGTCAAGAAAGCCCAGGAAGCTGAACTGAAGTGGCGGGTGTCACTGAAAGCCGACAGCAGATAGCAGACAGGGACATTGCTAACGCCTCCCCGCCTTATTAGAATCACTTCCATGGACAGACTGGTATCCATCCTGGAGCGGTTCGGGCGCCCGCGCGTGGCTCTGGTGGGCGACTTCATGCTCGACCGCTACATCTACGGCAACGTCGACCGGCTCAGTCCCGAGGCCCCCGTGCCCGTCCTCAACGTCGGGCGCCGCGAGGTGCATCCCGGCGGGGCCGCCAGCGTCGCCGCGGCGATGCTCGCCCTGGACGCCGAAGTCTGTTGCGTCGGCGTGATCGGTAAAGACTCCCACGGCGAAGAGCTCGTGCGCCTGCTGGGCGAAGCCGACACCATGTCGCTCATGCGCCTCTACGACCGCTGCACCACCGTCAAGTGCCGCTACGTCGGCCTGGCCCAGCACCGCCACGCCCAGCAGATGCTGCGCGTCGATGAGGAGCAGGCCGGCGAACTGCCCGAGGAGGTAGGCAACCGCCTCGTGGCGGCTTTGCGGGGCGTGGTGCAGGGCTGCAAGGTCGTCGCCCTCCAGGACTACGATAAGGGCGTTCTAACCGACACGACGGCGCCGGAGTTCATCAATGTCGCCCGCAAGGCCGGCGCCGATGTCGTCGTCGATCCGGCACGGATCAGAAGCTACCGCCGCTACCTCGGCGCCACGCTGCTGACGCCCAACCGCTACGAAGCCGAACTGGCCAGCGGCGTGACCATCACCGACGAAGAATCCATGGCCCGCGCCGCGCGGGAGATCATCCGCGAGGCCGAAGCCCAGGCCGTCATCATCACTCTCGACCGCGAGGGCGCCTTCCTCTTTACCCGCGAGGGCGTCGCACGCCGCATCGCCACCAAGCCCCGCAGCGTCTACGACGTTACCGGCGCCGGCGATGAAGTGCTGGCGATGATGGCCGTGGCTATCGCCAACCGCTGCAATCTCACCGACGCCGTCGAACTGGCCAACGTCGCCGGCGGGCTCGAGGTCGAACGTTTCGGCGTCGTGCCCATCACGCGGGACGAGGTGCTGGCCGAGTTGCACAAGATGATCGGCCTGCGAGGCAGCAAGGTGCTGGCGCGCCGCAGCCTGCTGCATGAACTGGCTCGCCTGCGGCAGGGAGGGCATACGATCGTCTTCACCAACGGATGCTTCGACCTGCTGCACATGGGGCACGTACGGTACCTCGCCCAGGCCCGCACCATGGGCACCGCCCTGGTCGTGGCGATTAATTCCGACGAAAGCGTGCAGCGGCTCAAAGGTCCCAGCCGCCCGATCATTCCCGCCGCCGAACGCGCCGAAATGCTCGGGGCCCTCGAATGCGTCGACTACGTCACGATCTTCGACGAGGATACGCCCGAGACCCTGCTGGAACTGATCAAGCCCGACATCCTGGTCAAGGGCGGAACCACGGCCGTGATCGTCGGGCAGGACATCGTAGAAAACTACGGCGGACGCGTGCTGACGCTCCAGCAGGTCGAAGGGCTCAGCACCACGGCGATCATCGGACGGATAATGGAACAGTCCGGCGGGCAAGCCTAGATTTTGAGATCTCAGATTTGAGATTCCAGATTGCGGAGAATGGATTCCATGAGCAACAAAGCGATTTTTCTCGATCGGGACAAGACCCTCATCGCAGACCCGGGATACCTGGCCGACCCCGAGGCCGTCAAGCTCCTGCCCGGGGTGGAGCTGGCCATCAAGTCTCTTCGCCAGACCGGGTACCTGATGGTCGTGGTGACTAACCAGTCCGGAATCGCCCGCGGGCTGTTGACTGAAGAGGCGTTGGACAACATCCACGCCCAACTGCGCCGCCTGCTGGCCGACAAGAACGCCCACGTCGACGCGATCTACCACTGCCCCTTTCATCCTGAAGGCACCGTCGAAAAATACGCCTGCGAGTCCGACCTGCGCAAACCCAATCCGGGGATGCTGCTCAAGGCCGCCGAAGAGCACGACATCGACCTGGCCCAGAGTTGGATGGTCGGCGACAGCGCCCGCGATATCGAAGCCGGACAGCGAGCCGGCTGCCGAACCATCCGCATCCGCACCCCCGGCACTGAAAGCACCGCCGACGGCGGCGATGACGAAGGCGTCCAGGCCGACTACACCGTGCGCAATCTCGTCGAAGCCGCCCGCGTCATTCTTCGAGCGCCGGCCGTCGCCGCGGCGGTCCCCGAGGCTGCGCCGCCGGCCGCCCCCGCGACGCTGCCCCGAGCGGGCCTGGCGGCCATGAGCCGGCAAACCGCCGCTCCACGCACCATGCCCTCCCTCGCCGCCGCGCCCGCAGCCGCACCGCCTGCCGACGAAACAGTTGACGACGAACCCGAAACCGCCGTCGATGCACCCGCCCCCGCCAGCGAACAGCACGTGCGACTGGAAATTCTCCGCCACGTCCGCCAGATGGCCCAGACCGCCCTGACCGAACGCGAAGACTTCAACGTCTGGCACATGCTGGCCATGTTCGCCACGATCATGGCCATAATGGCGCTGGGCGGGGCCGTCTGGAAGTTCTTCCAGGACGGAACCGGCAACGTGGGCGTCAGCCAGTTCTGGGCGACCGTCGCGGTAGCGCTGCAGATGATGGCCTTGACTTTTTTCGTCGTCCGACGGCTGAAGTAGGCCCTGGACCGTAGAATAGATTGAACATCAGAAGCAGGAGCCCCATGATGATGAGATATCCAGTGATTGGCGTTTCAGTTTTGGCGATCGCCCTGTCGCTTTCGGGCGGGTGCAAGGACAAACAGCAGACGACCCAGCCCCCCGCCCGCACGTTGAACGTGCCCAAACCCGCCACCGACGCCATGGACGCCCCGCACGCCGCGCAGGCCGGAAAACTCATCAACGGCGGCGTGAGCTATCTGCTTGCTGCGCGAACCGCAGACGGCGGCTGGAGCCTCGGCGGTCCTGACGCCGACCCGGCCATTACCTCGCTGGTTCTCAAGGCGCTGCTGGGACACGGCGATTTCAACAGCAGTTCCCCCGAGGTGCAGAAGGCCTTCGCCGCCGTCCTGAAGTACCGCCAGAGTGACGGCGGCATCTACGACCCCAAACTGGGTTTCCAGAGCTACACGACTGCCACGGCCGTCACCGCGCTGGCCGCGGCGAAGGATCCCAAGTTCAACGAGGCGATGGCCGGCGGCGTGAAGTTTCTCCGCACGATCCAGATCAAGGTCGGCAACAAGGCGCCCGACGGAACGGTGATTGAAGACTCCGACGTGCGACGCGGCGGCGTGGGCTACGGCACCAGCGGCGAGCCGAACCTCAGCGTGCTGAACTTCTGGACTGAAGCCATGAAGGACGCCGGCGTGGGGCCCGAAGACCCGGCCATGAAGGAGGCCCTGCTCTTCCTGACCAATCTCCAGAACCGCAGCGAGTCGAGCACGCGGCCGGTCGATGCCGCCGTCAATGACGGCGGATTTCCATACGATCCCAAGGAAAGCAAGGCCGGCGCCGGTCCGGGCAGTCAGGGGCTTCGCAGCTATGGGTCGATGACGTATGCGGGCTTCAAGAGCATGCTCTATGCCGGCGTGACCAAGAACGACCCGCGCGTGCGGGCGGCGTTCGACTGGATCCGCACCTACTGGCGCCTGGACGCCAATCCCAACATGCCCCAGGCCCAGTCGCAGGAAGGCCTGTACTATTACTACATGGTCTTCGCCAAGGCGCTGCGGGCATGGTCTGAGCCGGTCATCACCGACGCCGAAGGCGCCAAGCACAACTGGCGCCAC from Planctomycetaceae bacterium carries:
- a CDS encoding HAD family hydrolase, producing MSNKAIFLDRDKTLIADPGYLADPEAVKLLPGVELAIKSLRQTGYLMVVVTNQSGIARGLLTEEALDNIHAQLRRLLADKNAHVDAIYHCPFHPEGTVEKYACESDLRKPNPGMLLKAAEEHDIDLAQSWMVGDSARDIEAGQRAGCRTIRIRTPGTESTADGGDDEGVQADYTVRNLVEAARVILRAPAVAAAVPEAAPPAAPATLPRAGLAAMSRQTAAPRTMPSLAAAPAAAPPADETVDDEPETAVDAPAPASEQHVRLEILRHVRQMAQTALTEREDFNVWHMLAMFATIMAIMALGGAVWKFFQDGTGNVGVSQFWATVAVALQMMALTFFVVRRLK
- the rfaE2 gene encoding D-glycero-beta-D-manno-heptose 1-phosphate adenylyltransferase; this encodes MDRLVSILERFGRPRVALVGDFMLDRYIYGNVDRLSPEAPVPVLNVGRREVHPGGAASVAAAMLALDAEVCCVGVIGKDSHGEELVRLLGEADTMSLMRLYDRCTTVKCRYVGLAQHRHAQQMLRVDEEQAGELPEEVGNRLVAALRGVVQGCKVVALQDYDKGVLTDTTAPEFINVARKAGADVVVDPARIRSYRRYLGATLLTPNRYEAELASGVTITDEESMARAAREIIREAEAQAVIITLDREGAFLFTREGVARRIATKPRSVYDVTGAGDEVLAMMAVAIANRCNLTDAVELANVAGGLEVERFGVVPITRDEVLAELHKMIGLRGSKVLARRSLLHELARLRQGGHTIVFTNGCFDLLHMGHVRYLAQARTMGTALVVAINSDESVQRLKGPSRPIIPAAERAEMLGALECVDYVTIFDEDTPETLLELIKPDILVKGGTTAVIVGQDIVENYGGRVLTLQQVEGLSTTAIIGRIMEQSGGQA